ggtgctgaggtcaagagggtTGAAAACTTCacgttcctaggagtgaacatgcCCTGGTCCAATCATGTGGGTGCCACGCCAAAAAGCACACCAGCACCCCAACTTCCTCAGGAAGATCAAGCCATACATGGAGGTAGTGAATAGAATACAGAATAGTGtggcagctacagagaaagtgcagtgcaggtgtaCAAATTATGTGCAAGGGCCACAATTGGGAGATCGGGAGTTCACTTTAGCGTAGGAATAGTCTGTTAAGAGTCTGATATCAGTGGATAGCCTTTCTGCCTGAAGTTCTCCAGCTGAAGAGCCAAATCTGAAGCACCAATTATGAAAAAGGTCTGAAATGTTAAAGGCAGCAACAAAAATGGTGAACAAAGGCAACACACCTCATGCTCCCTACAAGATTTTATCAATAATTCAACTCACCATCTCtcaatttattttttgtttcttcTTTTCTCACACGACCAGGCCACGTCAAAGGAATGCTCGTTTCGGACAATCGCTTTATTCTTTCAATTGTTTCGTCTTCAAGGCCAGCGCTGTCTCTTTTCGTCTCCCTCTTACCTTTCAGTACATCGAGAATGGTGCGACGAAAGACTCCCATTGATGGTGCAACTTTTACCGGCCGCTTCCCCAAGGGCAGCCTGCTTATCGTCCCTGCTGCTTGTTCTTTAGCAGGACTGTGTTCAAATTCATGTGGTGACTTGTCTCGCTTGTCTTTTCTTTTTACTCCCTTCTTGGGAGTTAACTGTTGTTCCTCCACTTCGTGCTTTGTCCTACCCGGAGTTCCACCGGTTCCCGTTGCACTGTGTTTCCCATCATATGCCAAAGGGTTGGCGTCACTCCCTACAAAAGCTGATTTCTGACCAGTCATTTCTTCGCTCCCCAAAGTTTTGTTTAACGCCAACGCATCCACTGAGCTAGCTGCACTTGGTTGTGAGAAAGTGAACGGGGCCGAAGACCTGTTGCTGTTGGGAGCCGGCTGGACAAAGCGAAAGCTTTCGGCAGAACTGTCCATGCCTGTCGGTTGAGAGAAGCTAAAGGTATCTGGTAAACTAGTAGTAGCTTTCGGCCGAGGTAACCCGAAGAAGCTGGAAGAAGAGCTGCTTGTGGCTTGTGAGAAACTGAAGATAGGTGCAGAGGGGCCAGCCTTGTTCTTTTGTGAACCAAAGACACCCCCTTCTCCCCCAGTGCTCGGGGGCTGCGAGAAGTGAAAGGACGTGAGTTTACCGGGCGCTCTGTCTGCGTCCGGCCCGGGAGGACGGACCCGCTGTAGGTCGGTGTGGCCGAGCGAACTGAAGTTTGGCTCGGGCTGCCCAAAATTCACCCCCGCTGATGTACCGAAGCTTGCGGAAGCGGGAAACGGGTTGAGAGGCTTGAAGCTGAACGAATGACTGGGCCCGGCAGCTGCCGGGAGAGCTGAGCCCGTCGCCCCGATGACTGGATGCCCAAAGGCGGCAGGAGGCCCTGCCTCGCTCGCCTGCCCGAACACGGCCGTCTGTGGGCCCGGGAAGCGGCCGTCCCCAGTCGGGAAGAGGATGGGCAATCGCCTACCCCCCGGCTCCATGACGGCCTCGCTAATCACTAACCGGCCAGTGCACCGCCCATACCACCATCAGCGCGGAACCAAAGTGCCGGTCCGTTGGTGCAAGGTTCCCATCCGGTCAGCACGGAGCAGGAAGCCCGGTGCACTTATTTCCGCAGGGATGGGGTTGCTATTGACAACAGCCGACGGTCGCGAACCGCGGCCTCCATGGCGCTTTTGATCCGCGATCTACAGCGGGCAGTACCACTCCGCCGGGCCCGGCTTCGGCGAGACTGCCAGATCTTGCGCCAGATTCTTGGTGTAGGCCGCTTCGACCTAGGGCTGATCTGTGTGGACGACCGGAGGATGCGGATCTTGAACGGACGTTACCGGGGACGGGATGCGGCCACCGACGTGTTGTCCTTCCCCTTCCACCCGGTGAGACCCGGGTTCGAGTGCTGGGGGTCGGGTCGAGTCCACCCTTCACTCCCACTTAGATCCTTTCATCAACGCAGATTCGTGAGGATATTGCATTTTAAACCGGTTTTCACCTTTCGTTACTAAAAATAGAAAAGAACAGCGAACACTCAGGTCAGGCTGCACACGTGGAtgaagaaacagttaatgttcggCTCCTTCTTGATTGCATTTTTTTGcagttatttcagatttccaaatcCTCTATTGTTTTGCTTTGCACTAGTTTTAACCTAGGGAGCAATAGTTAGATGCATCCGTGATGTGGACCTCACACTCTAAAGGTTGAACTCTTACTCCCAAATCTACCTTAAACTAGCCCTTGCACTTGTCTAcctgcagtgcactttctctgtaactggaacgcTTACTTCTAACGTTCTGTTTTCATTGTATCATCTCAATGTTATTACGTATGCCATGACCCgcttctgtatttttctctaTCTCAGTATGTGTGAGTAATTAACCAATACCAGCGACTTTTTGAGAGCCTGTTCAGAAGGAAGGCGACTGCAGTTATAATGTATTTACAAGGCAGTGGATTAATGGTGAACAAATTGGCCTGTCATTCTTAATTTCAAGCTTCTTGGCTGCTGTTGGAGCCACAACTTTGGAGAGCATTCCATTGCATTGTTGTCATGTCTTGTGGATGATGTAAAAACATTGGAAAATCAGGACAGGAATCAGTCACTGTGTAGCATCCAGCCTCTGTTCTACTTGACAAACAATAACGTTTGTTTATTTAGGGCGCCACAGTTAAGTAGCGTTTAGTGCGAAGCTGGGGTGTtgggagttcggagttcagtccTCTGTAGGAAGTTtgtgcatgtgtttcctccagatgctgcagtttcttccacagtccaaagatgttggtTAATTAGGgtgattagggttaaatcggggtttgcTGGCAGTGCAGTTTGAAGGGACGGTAGtgcctattccacattgtatctttAAATACACATTAATAATGCTAAGCCACTGACATTTCTGGGCAATGGTGACCTTAGTGGCTTTGACTGAGAATTTATAATGGCAGTTATGTTGGAGAGGTTTTGCATGGTTGGGATGAGCATCATCTGATACTTAATGCTTCTGCTACTTGCTATTTATAAGCCTGAGCCTGTATATTCTCCAGGTTATTGATGTTAACTGATAATTAATGATTATATAAAGTTTGATAATCTATTTAATCTTTCTTCCAGGATCTTGGAGTAGGAGATATGCCCAAACCCTTACATCAGGATGAATATAACCTTGGAGACATTTTCCTAGGAGTCGAATATATCTACAGACAAAGCCAAGTACATGGGCAAGATTTCTACAATGTACTAACTGTATGTATTTGCACTGTCATAAACTGATAGGAAGTCCACAAaaagtatcagaatgggaaaacaAAATTAATTGTCTTTAGTAGCTTATGGGAGAGGGATGTATGCATTATGTGAAACAGAATGAGAGGAAATTAGTTCATGGGGCATTATCAAATCAGTAggccagcagttgtggagcaAAATGGATTTTGAGTTCATTTTCATACTTAATTGGAATTCAGTGGTTTAATGTTTCGTGGCTTAATAATGGAAACACCAgagcccaagaatggaaaagcctattaggggatatagcccagtccatcatagggaAAGCCCCCCCCCCGTACTgttaagcacatctacaaggagcactgccatgaGAAAGcactatccatcatcaaggacccccctcccccaccatccaggccatgctctcttctcattgatgCCATTGAGAAAGAGGTACAGGATCTTAGgatgccacaccaccaggttctggaacagttattacctttcaacaatcatgctcctgaaccagtgtggataatttcaccaacctcaacgctgaactgattctgcaatcaatggactaattttcaacaactctacaactcatgttctcaatatcttttttttatatatttgcagagtttgtctttggcacattagttgtttgtttatctttgcttgtgtgtagcttttaattgatactattgtgtttcttgtatctactatgaatgcttgtggcaggatacttggtagtgtggaggagcagagggatctgggggtacatgtccacagatccctgaaagttgtctcacaggtagacaaagtagttaagaaagcttatggggtgttagctttcataagtcgagggatggagttttaagagtcgcaaggtaatgatgcagctctataaaactctggttagaccacacttggagtactgtgtccagttctggtcgcctcactatagaaaggatgtggaagcattggaaagggtacagaggaaatttaccaagatgctgcctcgttcagagagtatgcattatgatcagagattaagggagctagggctttactctccggagagaaggaggatgagaggagacatgatagaggtatacaagatattaagaggaatagatagagaggacagccagcgcctcttccccagggcagcactgctcaatacaagaggacatggctttaaggtaaggggtgggaagttcaagggggatattagaggaaggttttttactcagagactggttggtgcatggaatgcactgcctgagtcactggtggaggcagatacactagtgaaatttaagagactactagacagatatatggaggaatttaaggtgggggggttatatgggaggcagggtttgagggtcggcacaacattgtgggccgaagggcctgtactgtgctgtactattgtaTGTTCTAAAACTGATCTCTGGGTAGTATATAGTGTCATATATGTACtaagataatgaatttactttgaatttattGGATTTTGAAACTTTTCAGCTTTTAAACTAAATTTCTTAGTCAAGGCAAGCAGGCAATATTTAATCATGGTATTTTATAGTGAATGATCTGTTTTTTCACAATTGTGTAGGTAACTACATTACATGGAATCTGCCATCTGCTGGGCTACAGGCACAGTACAGAAACTGAATGGAAACAGGTATGGTTGTACTTTCCTTTATGCTCCGAAGTCCCAGCTAATTACCTGTGCTCCAATATATCATTACTCACGAGCAGCACACAGCCTGCTGGAGGAAATTGGAGGGTGGAGAGCAGCttctagggagagggtgggaaggtCTTGTTGACGATTTAAaacgtcaacaattcctttcctccacagatgctgctcaacctgctgagtttctccagcggaTTGTTTGGTGGTCCAGATTCCACCATATCTGTCTCCATGTCATCATTCAAATCTTATGTTAAAATGTACGGGGGCTTTGTTTAAAACATTATCCTGCCAACAAATATGCCACTGTGCTGTCAACCAACCTGAAAGACTGAAGTGATTTTCTAGCTCCTAGGACAGTGTCCTTGTAGGAATTATCTCCCTTTAAAATTTCTCTACTGAACAGAGGACCTGTTATGTTCTTCCAGGTGGTTAATGTAAGTTCTATTTTACTTACAATAAATCCTTTACTGTGGGTCTGAGGAACATTCGAAATTAATATTTAATATGTTTGTTTTAAATCAGTAAAACACTTCTCAACATTTCTGCTTTAGCTGCAGACTCAAAGCAAAGGAGAACTCCAGAATCCCTGCAGTGTCTCCATCATTATCAATGAACCAGACACCAGATAGGTTTTATTCTGACATTGCTCAAAGTGGCAAACAGAAATGAGCACCAAGTTGTGAGCATGAGGTAAAGTTGCTGCCATGTTGGTGTGATCTAAAAAAGGAGGATAGGGTGGCGAGAATTAATTTTCAGGAGTCTCTAATGCTGCAATTGAGTTCTCTATTTTGCTTTCACCAAAtctaaatagaaaaagaaaataatattgGTCTAAGTATATACAGGATTATGTTTATGACGAGCAATAAATGTTCAGAAGGGTGTTGCCTTACACAGAAAAATTGCACCTCTTACTACCTCAGGACATATTAGTTCACTTAACATCCAATCAGTGAAGAGATCTTGAAAGATGGTGAAAAAGTGTAGCAACCAACCTAAACGTTAGTGATAAAAATGACCTGGTTGTCTTTTAAGAGTATTAGTTGAGGCATAAATATTGGCTAGCCCGTTGGGAGAACGGCTATTCTGTATTCCCTTACAGAAACAGACTGCAGCTTTTATGGTGGAGCACTCATGCAATATACAGTCTTGATTATCTGCTCAGCGCTGGAGTGCAACCTGTCTATATACCGGTTGATCCCAGGTTACAAATGCCCAACTTGTGGACACCTCTACACACAAACAAATCAGTGTGATATTTTTAAATTGAATTGCCTGATGTACATGCACATGTTAATTCCCATGAGCAGCATAACTAGtttctcccctttctttctctcaccACTTTTAGTAATTCTTCTTTCTGTGCTTTAAATGCCAGTCATTACGGTACTCTGGAATTATGGTTACTGCTTGGAGTGATTTTGTGTACTTTCCAATTTACAGCCAAAATTGACTTACAGATGTCTGTAATAATGGAAGCCATTCAATAACCAGGAATGACCTGTAGGTATTCCAATCTAATTTCAATGCCTTAGGTTGCAGAGATGACTCAGAATGATTTGCATTTGCAACCAGAAACTGACTAACAGCAGTGACCTAATACCCCAATACCAATCGCAATCTTTGGTCCAGTGAAACATCAGAACTGCACAAAACTTCATTCCTTTGCTCACgtttgcaacccccccccccccccacacacacacagaaacggTTAAGATAAATGCATGACTTTACGTGGTAACTTGTCAATAAATGGTAACCACaagaggtgctggaaatccagaataacacacacaaaatgctggaggaactcagcaggttgggccacaccaatggagaggaataaagagtcgacaattcggggagttcttccagcattttgtgtgtgcttctcaGTAAATAAGCAATGACTTGTATAGAAAGTTTACAGGCAGTTTGTCATAGATCTATAAGGAATAGATCACTTCAAAATACAAGTGGAATTCTGTGTGGGTATAACTGTGGCCAGTCTTGAGACAGTGTCTTTGTACCATAGATCTTAGCATTGTGTACAATGGTTTTGAAGTCTGAAAAATTCTCACAAATGTTGATAAAAATAGGCTCGTTCCTAACTAGTTTGGTCATAAATTGAAAAAAAGCATGTCTTAATCTGAACCTATTGCAACTTCACAACCATTCTGTTCTGTAGTACCAATACATGTGGGCTACCAAGTAAAATAACTGGATTCATTCTATGGCCCTAAGCTTTCTGAACTTGTTCAGACTGCTCAAACACATTTCATGTTGTGTGTACTTTAGAGATAACACCATGACACCTAACTGTTTCATGAAAAGGAAGCATGATTAGGATCTACATTACATTTTTCATGTGCCTGTTGTGTCCCAAAGTACTAAACAAATAAAGCATTATAAATACAGGAGATTCTGgcgatgctggaaacccagagcaacacacacaaaatgctgaaggaattcagcaggtcaggcagcatctatggaagttaatgaacagtcaacatttcaggccaggacctttcatcaggactggaaaggaagggcaagatgccagaataaaaaggaggccAAACTAGAAGGTGATGAAGCTAGGTGGTTGGGTTCGGATGTGggaggtgaagtaagaagctgggaggtgataggtaaaaaaAAGGCAAAGGGCTAGACAAGGAATCTTGAtatgacaggagagtggaccataggagaaaggaaaggaggtggggcatcagggggaagtgataggcaggtgagcagaagaggtaagagactaGAGTAAGGAAAGTAAGAACAAAGGAGGAGCGGGAAAAAAAAGCAGAAGGAGTTTTCCCAGGAATGATGTGTGGTTATCACAGTGAGTCTGGGTCAGCACATGGTCgaagggcagcagagatcacagggatggtctcactgaactcccattgAAGAAAAGATTTAAACATCTTCAGGATAGGCATTAGCTAAAGCATTAGCTTTGAAATGTGATCACTCTTGCTTTGTAACGAATACAATAATCAAATGTAATCACCAAAGCAATGAGGTATTCATTGAATTTGGGTTAAGGAAGATAAGAATATGCTTTGAGTCCTTCAGCCTCTGATCAACCACACCAAATTCTTCAGTCAATTCTACAATTTCTTCTAATGTCATTGAATTTCATTGAATATACATGTGTGCATTGAGATGGTGATAAATTCTGATTCTTTCCAATGTTATGTTTTCCTCAGATGTTCCAGAGAGAATCCAACACCCTTCAATTGTTTAATAGACTCACTGGGTCTAATCTTCAGCCACTAACACAGAACAGCTTCTAACCACAATTGCAGGTAGAACACTTGAGTTTTAGTGCTATGAATAATGGACTGTCTCTGTCAAAGGATAGTGTGTATTTTTGGATTATGGAAGACATTTCCTTGTGCTATGCAAATAAATTTATGAATATTTTTGGATTTTTAATTGTTTGTTGTTTTCAAGAAAAGACATCCATGTTAAAGTTTAAGGTGGATTGAATGGAGAGTAAAGCAAATCTTCTTACCTTATCTACTGTGTAGTTTAAGAGGGCCTTTTAAATTCAAAGTTTACAGTGTTATTTggtaagttgagggaacacacaccagtccttatcaagggatcagaagtggaaagagcaagcaatttcaagttcttgggtgtcaacatctttgaggatctaacctgggcccaacgcgatgatgcaattacaaagaaggcacaacagtggctctatctcattaggagtttgaggagacttggtttgtcaccaaagacactcaaaaatttctacagatataccatggagaccattctagctggttgcatcaccatttgcTATTGAGgatccactgcacaggattggaaaaagctgtaaactcagccagcttcatcatgggcactagcatccccagcacccaggacaccttcaaaagactgTGCCTCacaaaggcggcatccattatgaaggacccccatcacccagctcaTGGCTTCTTCACggtgctaccatcaaggaggtggtacaggagactgaagacacacgctcaatatttcaggaacagcttctttccctctgccatcaaatttctgaatggacaatgaacttgtGAACACTTCCTCGATTtcccccctctctttttgcactacttatttaatttatttcaatGTTTCTATATTGTAATATAGccattttattactatgtattgcaatgcaatgctgctgcagaacagcaaatttcacgGCATACTGTATGCCAGTGTTattgattctgatttttttttattcccACTGCAACCATCCTTTCTTCATTAAATGACATTATCCATTAGTTCCTGCATCCATTCATGCCTCCCTAAATGGTTTTTGTTAGTTAGATCCTACCTTCAACAAATAGGTTTGGGTATTTCAAACAAACCATATCTATCTGAAATTTAAAAGTATATAATTTCACATGGAGCCAACTGTTATATTCCATAACTCTAGAAACTAACCTCTACCTCAGACAAGTGAAGTTATTTTTATTAATGATTAATGGAACATAGATTAGTGGAATGGATCAATAACTCCAGATATATTGCTTGTCTCTGGTCACGGGGCCTCTGCATTCTCATGATTTGAAACAATTGGGTGATTTGCTGGTTTTAAGTTTCTTTTCCTATATGACAATAGCCaacaaaaaatatatttttatgtaAAATTCCAGTGGCTTCATTGTCAATTTTTCTCACACCAAGTTTTTCCCCAGAATTTTTAAAGCTGAAATCAAATGCTCAAATTGCCATAGTGGATTTGAACTCTTGTTTTCTATTTTACTTATCCAGGGAAACACACAACAGGCCAACCCCAACAACCACTATGTCCATTGCAGTCAGTTTTCCTGGATGCAATGTTATACAATTGAATCCAAAAAATATAAAGCACCTTTCAAACATGAAAAGATTTTATTCATGTATAGCATTGGCAGCTTTTAAAGGccgtaaaataataatgatttgaTAAAGTACGTATACAGCTCTACAACTTGCTGTACATAAATAAAGATTTGTTAATAAACATTGAATGTGTTTATCCCTGACTTCTTAGGTGTGTAAGTTGTGAACTCTGTTCATGTAGTTGTAATGCAGTTATGTTGGAGGGGAATTTACTGGACCAGGGAATTGTAGCTACAAGAGAAGGAAAGACCTGTGATCTTTTTGGAATAGAAAAACTTTGAAAATGCTTAATTTTAGTCTATAACATTAATGAGGGGCCTAGATAATATGGATATTACTTATTATTAAAGAGATCATTAAAGGGTTTTTTGATTATTCTGCTCCAACAgttggaccataagacacagcaacagaatgaggccattcaacccttcaaatctgctctgccattccatcatggatgatttattgtccctctcaaccctattctctttccttctccctgtaacctttgaagtccttgctaatcaagaacctatcaacctctgctttaagtgtacccaatgacttggcctccatagctgtctgtggcaatgaatttgcagattcaccaccctctgactaaagaaatccctcctcatctctaatGTAAAGGGCTATCCTTCTATTTTtggttctagattctcccactatagaaACCATCCACTTCAACTCCACTGGTTAATGCGTGTCTGGTACTCGCTGTCTGTAAGCTTGATCAAAGAATGTACTTGAATATTTTACACCCTGTCAGGGCACAGATTAACAACTGGGAGTTGGGATTAGGCTGACTTGCCTTTttaagatgatatgaagatgaaGGCTCAAATATCTTATGCCATATATATCTATGATCAACAAATTTAAGATAAAATaatgttgattttttaaaaattgggttgTTTTACCTAGTCCAAATAAAAACCAGCATGAATAGATTTTCATTGCTTTGATTGAATGGTTGGTACTGATGGATGAGCAAATGGATGGACAATTTCATTGAGTATGTGCAGCCTGTTTATTTCACAACAATAGTAATGTTTGAGATATGGTTATTCAGTAGGAGAGGAATCCAGGCAACCCCCTTGTAAATGAAAAATTTgcccttacagaattcacaaatcactacccTAAAATTTGAAATAAAGAACAAAACTTACTCTCCGCATTTATATGTAAaggaaaaaagaagaaaataaacaaacacaaaatttACTTTGTTCAACTTGCATTTCTTAATGTGTATAGATCACCTTAAGTAAAATCAAGATATGCAACAATTTCTAGAAAAGCAACCCCCAGTAACATGTGGTCACCCATATTTGTTTTGGGATACTGTTTATTCAGCTGAATTATCAGAATTACATGTGTTTTGGGAGTCACCAATATATGAAAAAAATTGCCTTCacattttgtatttgtacagttgcaTCGATTTATCCACTGGAAAGTGATGTAAATCTCCATTAATATGGTTCTGAAGGTCAGCACTCCAACTGTCGGATTGTGATCTGAATTCATATTCGAAGAGGTTAAGTTGTTGGCTGGACTAAGTTGAACTGAGTCAAGTTGAGTTAAGTTACTCAAAGCATTCCTGAGCTGTAAATAAAAGCTGCCATGTTTTATATAATTTAacaattaaaaaatatattaaaaggaACGATAAATCAGGGTTGTGCTGTACTTGATTTTATCTGTGGAGGAGCCCTTTGGGAACAATTACAGTACTAGTGCTACTATAGTACTGTACTATAAAACTGCattaattcctaatagttatcgatggaggaattcatccagtgtttgctgctgtgttcttttgattgactgcaaatgaacaaaatcagcacagacaccctGGTGAAGATAATGGATTGCTTTCATACAGTGCCTTTGCCgattcttccaaatcttcattttcattgtaacatccaAGATgatgttgataccttcaaattgttCATAGTTCcttaatttgttgaagtagtgaaatagtttcactttcactcctggctgtttctggcatctccaagactTAGTGCTTCAAACCgtagtgagcaaaacaattctgaattgtcttactgcttatttcttgccaactatcagtggaaaaaaaaatcactgctttttaagcACAAACAAATGCAACTGATGCTTTTTTAAAATAGTTTGCTCTAAGTATGGTTTAATGTCTTAACAGCCCCACAAGTTCACGCAACTAATGCtagttagaaaatgttcagcagcagtctcctgtcccaattaagcagcatagtgtcccaaataaatgaagggaatcctggctattttcctgATCAGTTTATGTTCCTTAAGAGTTTTCCCAAATAACCAATGGTACAATTAA
The Hemitrygon akajei chromosome 5, sHemAka1.3, whole genome shotgun sequence DNA segment above includes these coding regions:
- the LOC140728148 gene encoding endoribonuclease YbeY-like, producing the protein MALLIRDLQRAVPLRRARLRRDCQILRQILGVGRFDLGLICVDDRRMRILNGRYRGRDAATDVLSFPFHPDLGVGDMPKPLHQDEYNLGDIFLGVEYIYRQSQVHGQDFYNVLTVTTLHGICHLLGYRHSTETEWKQMFQRESNTLQLFNRLTGSNLQPLTQNSF